The following DNA comes from Candidatus Methylacidiphilum fumarolicum.
AGCGACGTCTGGATGATAAATTCTGGCTAGGCGCCTGAAGGCAGCTCGAATCTCATCTTGAGTTGCGTTTTTGTCGACTCCTAATGTTTCGTAATAATTTTTAAACTTCATAAATAGGATTTCAAAAATAATCTGGAAAAAATAGTTTTTTACAGTGCATTATTTTAACAGTGCATTAAAATATTAATCTTTTATGTCAAATGGATCAAATCATCAATGATTGGCCCTTTATTGGGACGATATCCAGTGATTGTCTGAACCTAGATGCCACTTTAGGCTGTGGACAGACATTCTCTTGGAAAAGATTGGATAATGGTGGATGGATCGGACAAGCTGGGTCAATTCCTTATGCGATTTTTCCAGCAAGCGATAAATTATACATTTATAGTCCTTCAGGATCATTGGATGGATTCCAAGAATATTTTCAAACTACCTTCGATCTTGAAAAAGTTTTTAATAGTTTTCCTTCTGATGATTATATCTTACAACAAGCAAGGCTTTTTTCTCAAAAACTGAGGATTTTAAAACAGGATCCTTGGGAAACCATCCTTAGCTTTCTTTGTTCGTCAGCCAAGCCTATTATTCAAATTCGTAAAGTCACCCAATTGTTAAGGCGATTTTATGGAAAAGAGGTGTGGCCGGGCTTTTTTTCTTTTCCTTCTCCTGAAGATATCTTCGACAAAGGGCCTTCTCTTTTAGAACAGTGTAAACTTGGATTTCGATCTGACTATGTATGGAAAGTGGCTTCCATTTTAGCAAAAGAGAATAAAAAATTTTTATCAATGCTAGCAATTGCCTCAACAGACACCATTCGACAAACCCTTTTGGAACTACCAGGAATTGGGAGGAAAATAGCTGATTGTGTTCTGCTTTTTGGATATGCTAGAATAGAAGTCTTTCCTATAGATAGATGGATGGAAAGGGTATTGCAAACCTTTTATTTCCATCTTCTTGAAAAAAGAAAAGCATCGAAAAAGGAACTTCTGAGCTTTTCTTCTAGCTATTTTGGTCATTTTGCAGGATACGCCCAACAATATCTTTTTTATTGGTCCCGCTCTGTTTTCTGGAAAAAAGGGGGGCTTTGGGAATATCAATAAAGAGTAATGAATGGTTATTG
Coding sequences within:
- a CDS encoding DNA glycosylase, giving the protein MDQIINDWPFIGTISSDCLNLDATLGCGQTFSWKRLDNGGWIGQAGSIPYAIFPASDKLYIYSPSGSLDGFQEYFQTTFDLEKVFNSFPSDDYILQQARLFSQKLRILKQDPWETILSFLCSSAKPIIQIRKVTQLLRRFYGKEVWPGFFSFPSPEDIFDKGPSLLEQCKLGFRSDYVWKVASILAKENKKFLSMLAIASTDTIRQTLLELPGIGRKIADCVLLFGYARIEVFPIDRWMERVLQTFYFHLLEKRKASKKELLSFSSSYFGHFAGYAQQYLFYWSRSVFWKKGGLWEYQ